Proteins from a genomic interval of Quercus lobata isolate SW786 chromosome 11, ValleyOak3.0 Primary Assembly, whole genome shotgun sequence:
- the LOC115966512 gene encoding vacuolar iron transporter homolog 1-like: MAANQANDQPSFNVAKSPDVEQQTQNDELDYTKRGQWLRAAILGANDGLLSTASLMIGVGAVRKDVETMILSGVAGLVAGACSMAIGEFVSVYSQYDIEMAQLKREGNTENMGVEQLHAEKEKLPNPWHAAGASAISFAVGALVPLLGAAFVKDYAVRVGLIIAVVSFSLLMFGGLGAFLGKAPIAKSALRVLIGGWMAMGATYGLTKLVGSSGL, encoded by the coding sequence ATGGCAGCCAATCAAGCTAACGACCAACCATCCTTCAACGTAGCCAAATCACCTGATGTTGAGCAACAAACTCAAAATGATGAATTAGACTACACCAAAAGGGGACAATGGCTTAGAGCAGCCATCTTGGGTGCCAATGATGGGTTACTTTCCACGGCATCCCTTATGATTGGAGTTGGAGCTGTCCGAAAAGATGTTGAGACTATGATCCTTTCTGGCGTTGCAGGGTTGGTTGCCGGAGCCTGTAGTATGGCTATCGGAGAGTTCGTCTCAGTTTACTCACAATATGACATAGAAATGGCGCAACTGAAGAGAGAAGGTAACACTGAGAACATGGGAGTTGAGCAGTTACACGCTGAGAAGGAGAAATTGCCAAACCCTTGGCATGCAGCTGGAGCATCAGCAATTTCATTTGCTGTGGGGGCTTTGGTACCGCTACTAGGGGCAGCATTTGTAAAGGATTATGCAGTGAGGGTTGGGTTGATAATAGCAGTTGTAAGCTTTTCCTTGTTAATGTTTGGAGGGTTAGGTGCTTTTCTTGGGAAGGCACCAATTGCCAAGTCCGCGCTAAGGGTGTTGATTGGGGGTTGGATGGCCATGGGAGCTACTTATGGCTTAACCAAACTTGTTGGTTCTTCTGGACTCTGA